One part of the Nostoc sp. PCC 7120 = FACHB-418 genome encodes these proteins:
- the ntrB gene encoding nitrate ABC transporter permease encodes MYSQARYKTFIQRIAIVSYQRLTQVFPSIFGICIFLISWHFLSLRPDTSLPSPVAVISNTWDLIKDPFFYKGGNNKGFFWLILASLKRVVVGYLLATFIGIPIGFIISLNSFCRKAIDPLIQLLRPVAPLAWLPLAQAVFLKPNPSAIFVICITAIWPIILNTALGVKLVPKDYRNVSKLLGLSPLENFYKILLPATLPYIFTGLRIAIGLSWLAVVAAEMLLSDDGIGFFIVDAYNNANIHEMILAIVYLGAVGLVLDKIMAYISEKVTPQE; translated from the coding sequence ATGTACTCACAAGCTAGGTATAAAACTTTTATCCAGCGAATAGCAATAGTATCCTACCAAAGGCTAACACAGGTATTTCCTTCTATATTTGGCATTTGTATCTTTTTGATATCCTGGCACTTTTTAAGCTTGCGTCCTGATACATCTTTGCCGTCGCCGGTTGCAGTTATCAGCAATACTTGGGATTTGATTAAAGACCCGTTTTTTTATAAAGGAGGCAATAATAAAGGTTTTTTCTGGCTAATTCTCGCTAGTCTCAAGCGAGTAGTTGTTGGTTATTTGCTGGCTACATTCATAGGTATTCCCATCGGTTTCATTATTAGCTTAAATAGCTTCTGTAGAAAAGCCATCGACCCACTCATACAATTACTGCGTCCCGTTGCTCCTTTGGCTTGGCTACCGTTAGCACAAGCGGTATTTCTCAAACCTAATCCCTCAGCTATTTTTGTGATTTGTATCACTGCTATTTGGCCGATTATTTTGAATACCGCATTAGGTGTCAAGCTTGTCCCCAAAGATTATAGAAATGTTTCTAAGTTGTTGGGTTTATCACCATTAGAAAACTTTTACAAAATCCTCTTACCCGCAACTTTACCCTATATATTTACTGGGTTGAGAATTGCCATTGGTTTATCGTGGTTAGCAGTTGTCGCCGCCGAAATGTTGCTGTCTGATGATGGAATTGGCTTTTTCATTGTGGATGCTTATAACAATGCGAATATTCATGAAATGATTTTGGCAATTGTTTATTTGGGTGCTGTGGGTTTGGTGCTAGACAAAATCATGGCCTATATTTCCGAAAAAGTGACTCCTCAAGAGTAA
- a CDS encoding ABC transporter ATP-binding protein, which translates to MPSFVEIRDIKKEFVQDGSNNIVLKDINLEIQQGNFVSLIGHSGCGKSTLLNIVAGLEKPTQGQVQVDGQIVKRPFRDRMVVFQNYSLLPWLTAWENVALFVDKAMPRKSKNERREIIASHLEMVGLKDAAQKKPAQLSGGMKQRVALARALAVQPKLLLLDEPFGALDALTRGSLQVELMRICNIYHITTIMVTHDVDEALLLSDQVVMLKNGPAATIGQILDIPFEHPRSLEIRDSPQYHHLRQQLMQFLQGQEQAKRLHV; encoded by the coding sequence ATGCCTAGTTTTGTAGAAATCAGGGATATAAAAAAGGAATTTGTTCAAGATGGTAGTAACAATATTGTTCTCAAAGATATCAACTTAGAGATTCAGCAGGGCAATTTTGTATCTCTGATTGGGCATTCTGGTTGTGGTAAATCGACGCTTTTAAATATTGTGGCTGGTTTAGAAAAACCGACTCAGGGGCAGGTACAAGTCGATGGTCAAATAGTAAAAAGACCATTCCGCGATCGCATGGTAGTATTCCAGAATTATTCCCTGTTACCTTGGCTCACCGCTTGGGAAAATGTGGCTTTGTTCGTCGATAAAGCCATGCCTCGGAAATCCAAAAATGAACGCCGTGAGATTATCGCCTCTCACCTAGAGATGGTTGGTTTAAAAGACGCAGCCCAGAAAAAACCAGCGCAACTATCGGGAGGGATGAAACAACGTGTGGCCTTAGCCCGTGCTTTGGCTGTACAACCCAAGTTACTCTTACTCGACGAACCATTTGGCGCATTGGATGCCCTCACCCGTGGTTCCTTGCAAGTAGAGTTAATGCGTATTTGTAATATTTACCACATCACAACCATCATGGTGACGCATGATGTAGATGAAGCATTATTACTCTCAGATCAAGTAGTGATGTTAAAAAATGGCCCAGCCGCCACTATCGGTCAAATTTTAGATATCCCCTTTGAACATCCCCGTTCTCTAGAAATTAGAGATAGTCCCCAATATCACCACTTACGCCAACAATTAATGCAATTTTTACAAGGTCAAGAACAAGCTAAACGCTTACACGTATAG
- a CDS encoding SDR family oxidoreductase: MQKLLITGASGFLGWHLCQVAQQEWEVYGTYCSHALSIQGIKLLKVNLTDFSEIKQIFNEIKPDAVIHTAAQSQPNFCQIHPDESYKINVTASCNLAELCATSSIPYAFTSSELVFDGVNSPYKETDTVCPVNIYGEQKVLAEVGILERYPIATICRMPLMFGNATPTAKSFIQPFIQTLQSGQELTLFIDEFRTPVSGTTAAKGILLTLGKVTGLIHLGGKERISRYDFGHILAAVFQLPTTGIKACLQRDVNMAAPRPADVSLDSSQAFALGYQPLSIKSELEALLNKAGGD, translated from the coding sequence ATGCAGAAGCTTTTAATTACTGGTGCTAGCGGTTTTTTAGGATGGCACCTTTGCCAAGTAGCCCAACAAGAATGGGAAGTTTATGGAACTTATTGCTCTCATGCTTTATCTATTCAAGGTATAAAATTACTCAAGGTCAATTTAACAGATTTTTCAGAAATCAAACAGATATTTAATGAAATTAAACCAGATGCAGTCATACATACAGCCGCACAATCACAACCAAATTTTTGTCAAATCCATCCTGATGAATCATATAAAATTAACGTCACTGCCTCCTGCAATCTTGCCGAACTTTGTGCAACATCTTCTATCCCTTATGCTTTTACATCCAGCGAACTAGTTTTTGATGGCGTAAATTCTCCTTATAAAGAAACTGACACAGTATGTCCGGTGAATATTTATGGTGAGCAGAAAGTCTTGGCTGAAGTGGGTATATTAGAACGTTATCCCATAGCAACAATATGTCGAATGCCTTTGATGTTTGGTAATGCTACACCTACAGCTAAAAGCTTTATTCAGCCATTTATTCAAACTTTACAATCTGGTCAAGAATTGACTTTATTTATAGATGAATTTCGTACCCCTGTTAGTGGCACAACGGCAGCTAAAGGAATTTTATTAACATTAGGAAAAGTTACAGGACTAATTCATTTAGGTGGCAAAGAACGGATTTCCCGTTATGATTTCGGGCATATATTAGCCGCAGTCTTTCAATTACCAACCACAGGAATTAAAGCCTGTCTTCAACGAGATGTAAACATGGCAGCACCCAGGCCAGCAGATGTTTCCTTAGATAGTTCACAGGCTTTTGCTTTAGGTTATCAACCTTTATCTATCAAGTCAGAATTAGAGGCATTGCTTAACAAGGCAGGGGGCGATTAG